TTATACGCCTTATGACAGGTGAGATCTGACTGGCTGCTCTGCCCTCTTAGGCCCGTGTAGTCTGCTTATAGACAGCTATTGTACTTGGAAATTGCATTCAGCATGCAAATGGAAGAGCTGTGCTTAGGTAGGCCACTGAACAGTGTATTCACTTTGTCTTACCCAAGGCATGCAGACCTTTTCTGAATGCAGTCACACCCTTTGAGTTTCTCAGGCCCTCATCTGTTGTTCAGTTAACCAATAGCATGTCCTCCTTGGGAGGAGAGGAGCACTTTATTTTCAGAGACAACATCCAAAGTCTTCTTGGTTATTCTGGCCATAAATGGGGGATTGCAAGAATCTGCTTTCAGTTACTGTTGCATGATTCCTGAGTAAATTAGAtccatagaaataaaatagtcGATCTTTTCCCTAGTGTGATATTTATCCctgtctgctttgctgctttctatgctatttttgtgtttttaagagCCTGACAAAGGGGCCTTTTGTACTTCATCTAGCTCCCCTGCTCAGGTAGATCAGGAGGTCCTAAGTACGTCATCACTAAAAATGTAGATGTCCATCGTTCTGTAGCAGTGCATGCCTTTGATTAGGTTACGAGGGCAAGCATGCTTGTAAGTGATAGGGAAGCACAGGAAGTAGCATGATGCAGGGTATAAATAATAATGAGGCACCTTCCATGCCAGTCATCCACCCATTAAAAATTGAGGGGTTTTTGTGTGGAGTGCTCTTGTCATAGAAACACATTTTCCTGTGAGCAAAGAAACTTGCAGAGCTGTCAGGTCATCCCAGGCTGCTTGGAGGAGGTCTGCTCCCATGATGGACAAAACAGGAAGGAGGAATTCCGTTGGCTGCTCtggtgttttccctttcttgttaGCATTGGCACAGATTGAAAAGTGAGACTTTGGACAGCCATGGTTCCTGTTCTCTCCTGTTTTGCCCAGTGTTTGGGTGCTACTTCAGAAACCTCCCTCCAATACGATTGTCCTAGCCTATGATttgcttgtttaaaaatgtgtcttttgaCAGTGTGTATTCAAAATGCCTGGAGTAAAGCAAGCTAGTGCCCCTTCTGTCAGGTGAGAACTGAGAGTTGTGAAGGCTGGAGCAAAGTCCTGTTAACTGTGACAAGATGCCTGACCAATCCTTTTGCGTCCCTTCAGGTTCTGCCCTTTCTACAAAACAGTGGGAATGCTTTCCAATATGATTGCATTCTATGACATGGCACGCCGTGCTGTAGAAACCACAGCCCAGAGTGACAATAAAATCACGTGGTCCATCATCCGAGAGAACATGAGTGAGATCCTGTACAGACTTACCTCCATGAAGTTCAAGGTAtggtttgtgctgctttttgtgAGCTTCCGGTGCCTCTGGAAGGCAAAGGTGGTCATCACTTGCCTTAGATAAAGGTCTATGAACAGAGACTTTCTGTGAATGCACTGAAGAACTGGTTTTAGTTTGTGAGCACAGGAACAGTCAGTACAGAAACCAGGCAGATGATGCACGCTGCATAGCCTCGGCACTCCCATCCTGGAGAGTCTCTTCTATGTTACACGTATCATGGTAGTAGTACAAGCACCTTTCCTGTTTATTTGGGGGTGCTGTGATAAACTTTTATGTAAAAATCATAATACGTTCTAAGGATAATTAGCAGATAAAAGCAGCCCCGAGTTTAAATCCAGGAATGTGCTAAAAAGTGAATGATGGGAATGTTGATGGCATACTCTTGAATGGAAGTTAAGGAAAGAAATGCTAGTCTCCTGCAGTAATACATGATGTATGCTGTGTTTGGCTTCAGCACTTAAGGTGGGTAActaggaggggaggggaagggagaagtaACTTCAATGTGAGCTGAAGGGAACACAAGTGCCTTGGAGCACCTGCTCTGGGTAACTTCAGAAGTCATCTTCTTAGGGTACTGCTTTCCTAAAACTCATCCAGAGCATGCTGGTGTAGCAGCTCCTGGTAGGACAGTAACCTGTGATGCTGACTAAACATGCTAAGAAACTGATGTTAAAGTAGCTAAGGAATAATCTCTGTGAAGGATAATGCTTACTCTGCTATAACTCTTATAAGCCATCATTGCAAATCTCTCAAGAACGAGTACCATAGGATAAAATCATGTTTAAATTTAAGTGTTCTGGTGTGCCAATGGATTCTGTTCCTGgaggttttttatttctttggcttGTTTCTGCAGTAAGCAGATCCCTGGTATATATGCTCAAAGCACCAAAAGCATAACAAGATGCACGTATGGACATGGACAGGTTCTTTGAGGGCTGGTTGTATAGAGACAGGGGAAATAACACACTTTTTACAAACCATGGCCAGCAGAAGACATCTGGCATACAGCAGAATAGTGGACTGAAAAAGGGAAGCCAGGTGGAGAATGCACGTTAAGAGGAGCTGGCCCTCTAGTACAGGAGTAGTTATGAAAGGAAAGTTACATTTTTGGGTAACAGGCTAAAAGGCATGAGAATTTAAATGCCCTGCATCCTGCAGTCTGTGTGCTTTGGAGAGACAATGAAGGAGGATTGCATCCACGCATGTAAGTCCTCTGTGTTTCCCAGGAGCTGCACTGGCCCAGAGAAATGTAGTGCTGAGAGGGAAATGGTGAAGATACTGAGCAGGTTTCGGAGCCTGGCAgttcctgctcctcacaggaagGCCTTGCAGCCTCAGAGCAAAGCTGATTGTGCCATTTGTCTTTCATGAAAAGTACTCTGAGAAAATGAAGCTGTGCAAAGAGGGGTTTGAGCTTCTGATTGCACAATAAGGTTTTAATTGGAACCAAGTGCCCTCTGAGTCATGGCAAAGTAGCTTCTGCACTTACTAGGGGATGCACCCCAGAAAGTACAGCAGAGCATCTCTGAGTCACAGTGAGCCTTGCTCCACTTGCTTTGGGGATAGGAGTTTGTACTAACCACTGCGGCTCTTGAATCACCCAGCATTAACTAAGACCCTCTGTATTACTGAATCCTCTCCAAATCGATTGCTTTTCAATAAAGTAACCACTGCTCATGAAAGAAAATCTCCATCCAGGATccatcctgcctgctccctgaaTGTAGCAAGAGGATGAGATTTAAACCTCGTGGCTGTCAGTGAGACAGATGGGAGCTATAATGCTTGCTCTGCAGTTGGCAAGGGTTAATCCCAAAGGCAAGAAATGACAGCACTGGCAAAGCAGGGTTGTCTAAAGTACCCCAGGCTTTTCCTCATGGAGCTGTTCACTTGCTGTGTTATCTTTCAGGACCCTGTCAAAGATGGTGAAACAAAAATCAAGGCGGACTATGCTCAGCTGTTTGAGGATATGCAGAATGCGTTTCGCAGTCTGGAAGACTAGACTTGACCTCTGTGACCACTCCAGTTTGTCCTCTCAATTCCTCATCTCAGCTCCTCTGCTTCCCTACCTTACAAGAATGATGCAACAGTACTTGAGCTGATAAATAGCCCTATGTTTTCCCTGTTCATACTCAGAGAGTGTCCTTACAAAACATTCCTCCTAATCTGTGTTTGGCATTGCTTTGTGTGTCTGAAATGGTGAGTGTTGTGTGAATGGGCCTGGCTGAGTGAAGAAATGCTGTTGTACACTTCTAGGGTGGGAAGAATTTCACTTTGCCTCTCCCAGCTCTCTTGGTAACTGGTCTTTCACCTTCGGATGTATCCAGCTGAGCTGTCCTGGCAGAGGAGGTGTACATCTTAATGCAGTCACGCGGTACGTTCTGAGCTGGCAGGGGCAAGGGCATTTACATCTGGCGCTTTGCTAAGTGACTGTCATGGCGTAGAACTCCCTGTTCTCAAAGAGGTTTTGACCATGTTCTGCTGATACATTGATACAACCAGAAATTCTTAACTACTCCGTCCCTTCTGCAGCCTTCAGCCGATTCGGTTGGTATTTAAACATGGTAGTTCTAGATCTCTCTAAGAAGGGACTGACTAGAAGATGAGCATGTACAAGTGACCAGTGTACTTCCGTTCCCTGGAGAAGTAGAGTTTTATCTTCCTACTTATTACAGATAGGACTGCTGGGCCCTGCATCAGCTAAAATCAAAGCCATAGGTGCTCAGCTTCCAGTGTAATTTGACCTTCTTGCCTCCCACTCACCCCGTAAGATTTCATGACACTCAGCTGCTTTAGTTAGTGAAGCTTGTGACTGCCGCCATGTGCTGCAGGATGTAGATGGTAAATTTGGAGATGCCATGCATGTGGACCAGGAAGGCAGTCCTTCCTTGGTGGTGCTCTGCCTCCCAGTGCAATGCCCAGGTTGTGATAAGGAAGGGAAGGCGTGTGCCCAGCCTTCCTCCTCCACCTGTGCTCATGTGGCCGGTTTGGCAGTGGCACAGAAGGTCCCTGGTTCTCATGTAAGAGGAATGTATGATGCTAAACTGGGGGcaggggatgatcagggggaaGGCTGGAAAGTGCAAAATGTAATTACTCCTGCCGTGTTGATGGCAATGCAAGAGAAACCAGTGACTCTGGCCTTGTGCTCTGGAAGCACTCTTGTCAAGCAGctgaaactgctgcttcttggGCTTGGTGACTGGCAACACTAGTAAGAGGTGGGGAATGAACATAGGGCAGCCTTTCTGTCACACTCCAGGAGTCCACTGCTGtggagagagacagaaatgCCTGCATCCTCTCCAGTCTCTGCCTCGCTTGTGTCCGGTGGCATCCAGTGCTGCTTGCCTGCACCCAGCTTGCttccagctgattttttttactgctttgctATGTCATCAAACAGTACCCGGGGTCGGTGACACCATGGTGGTGGCATGGCTGGGCAAGCATGAATTCTGTGCTGAGTTATTGCTGCCAGCTCTGAACAGTAGTGATGCAAAGGGATCTTGCACTACGGACCAAATGCTGCCACTTCCATTACAGTATCAACTTGCTGTTTGTTAGGGGAGAGCCAGGCTGAAAGTTAAAGGGATTAACTACTTCTGGTCCTCCCAAAAGCAAGTACTCCTCCAGCTGATATCCTGGTAGTGAATGGTTAAGTTTACAGCTCACTGAACTGGTGTATGCTGCTTATTTTACCAATGAGTATGTGTGAATGACTAGTCACTGTCCAAGCCCTTGCTGGATTCCTCATCGGTCGTACCCTTCACCACTGTACTATGTAGCATTTCATGCTAGAAACCAGATGTTCTTATCTCTTTAAATAGAGGATGTTAAAAACTTTACAGAAGATGTCTATGATAATGCAGTTCTAATATTTATTGTGCTGTACCTGGCCCTGAAGTGTGACCAGTTCAAACAGttccatatatatttttgtcttttttggtttgtgtctGTTTTCAGTGTTGAGATTCTGATGTTCACTGTGTCCTGCAGGTCCTCCCTCCACAGCTGTGGGAGGAACTAAAAGACGGGCAGAACCCCACCACCTACTTTATCTTGTATATTTCATAATGTATGTTGCAGGAAATtgtgtaaaaaagaaaagtaaaaaaaaaaaaaatacgttgaagtcaatgaaaataaaattgatttAAAGTAGGTTTTATCTGTCCTCTTTTATTACACCAAACCAACCCTGTGCCCCTGTGGTGTACACAGTGTACTATCAGGACAGCTCACAGCTTGCTTAAAACCTTACTACTTCATTTTAGCAATTTCTTTAAACCAGTCTGGCAGGGCCTTAAGGTATTTCTCTAATCTGGAATATACCTCCTGGAATCTCTAAATATGAATGTTGGACAAAGTGACTGGAACCTCTGGATGGGAAGATCACTGTGGCATTGCTGGTCAAAGCCCAGAAGTTAGCATTCCTTTTCAATAAGGTGCTGAAACCCACCTGTAAATAGCAGCACACAAAACAACGTATTGAGGCATTGTTGTACCTATTTGACCAGTgtgttttgctatttttatatacatattagAGATACAGCAAGCTTGAACAGAGCAGATACGCAAGTAATCCCACTGCCTCACAAAGGGGTGGAGGTCACAAGCTCAGCCctggcagctgcagcctggcagtTCTCTGTGGACGGGAAGAAATCCATCGAGAGAAGTGAGGAGTTCAGGTTTTGGCAGTGTGGAAGTTGCCAACCGGCAGCGTCCTCACTTCATCCACGCGACTTTTGTGGATCTGGAAGGCAGGTGTCACCCAGCGGCCGCAGGAACACTGCTCACCCCGCCAGCTGAAGGAGCCCAGCTTCGACGTGCATTTGGGACACAGCAGCTGCAAGAAAAAAGCATGACCCAGTCTAAGGCACGTGCAGATGGAGAGCTGCTTCAGTGTACTTCTATGGCACATTCATTGTGACTacctctgcagagccaggtCCTTCCCTTTAACACTTCAGAAAAGGTAAATGGGCTGAAAAACtgacaaaaaagcaaacctgGTAGGGCTCTTTAGCCCTAGGGTATAGcaggcagctgtgctggcagaagGGAGGGTGTGGAAATGCAGCTACTTGGACCTGGTGTGGTTCCAGGACAGTTCTGCCAGCCTCCAGAGAGCCTCAAGTCAGCGTTAAGACCGCATCAGATGTAAGTACCACAAACTCTCTTCTCACactaaaaccaaacagcagATAAACCCTGCCCAACACCCTGGGTAGTAGTCTCAGCCCAACACGATCAGCAGCAACTTTCCTTGTAAACGCATATGTAAGAATCTATTCACAAGCTGGAAAATTCATGCCAGAAAGGCTGGAAGACCTAGGTCCTGGTGGGGGGGCTTCCACATCAGGGAACAGAAACGGTCTGTTCTGCCTCTTAGGGCAAAATCCAAGACTAAAGCACATGCTGCCCATCACCTGTCCTTCCATTACTCCGAGCAACGCTGGCTCCATCCACTGCACAGGCTCGGTGAAGTAAGAGGTACACTTCTCACGGGTGTCACCACAAAGCGGAGCAGAATCCGTTATCCTCTTGTGGGCAAAGGCTGTCGGGCCGCTTCCTTCCGTGTGGGACAGGATGCTGGAACTACGGAACAGAGCACGCCTGCACACCAcaacagagaggggaaaaagaagtcaAGTAATTGGGTTTTTACTGGGAAAACTACAGACAACAGGAACTAGGGATGAGGACCTCCGGACAGTAAATAAACAGGATTGCAAACCCtatggtttggggttgttttcatCTGGTCTAGAAGgcactgatttctttcttgacACATCTAGTGATTGGTGTAGTTTTGGGCTCTGCCATGCTTGTTCTATGGTATTATCTAGACCTGTTTTTGAACAATTCCTGCCTACAAGAACTTTATGTTCATATATTTGAAGGAACCTACACCTAGGAAACAGCAGGATTACTGAGTTTCACTTAAAGCAAGCCATAAAAAGTAGTTAAAATGCAGTAAACCTACACGTTTACCGGAAGTATCTTCTGGAGAAACTGACTGTCAAAAACAAACTAGAAGTTATGGTCTCAGAGCAAGCTGCTCAGAGCCAAATGGGATTATGCTGGTCCATAGGAGGCAGCAGATCAGGCTACACAAGTGCCACGGAACAAGAAATTCTGTTCCATAAGATTTGTCTGATTTTGGGGGCACACATGGCACAGAACCTTGGGCAAGAGCTCATCCCTGTCCTGTCAATGACAATGATTTACAAGGGCTATTTTTCTCTTGAGTCCATTACAAAATTACATCTTACGGAGAAATAGAGAAAGCCATGTACCTGCATTTCCTGCACCTGTAGAGAGCCTCTGTGTTTGGAGTCTGACATACACTGGTTGGATCAACAGCAAAGACCTCTCGGGGCAAGTCTTGAAGCTCTGCAGAGGTGTCAGTACCAAGTTGTGAATCAGACAGACGCAGCTATGCTGCATGTGGGGCAGGACAGCGCTgcacctctgccccagcacGCACAACTCACCTTCATCACATCCATTTGTCCACACACCAACTCCATTAGATAAGGTAAAAATGAAAGAGCCTCACCCCACCACACCTAAGACCGGGATTCACTTAATCCAAGGAACTAGGATCTAGACTTCAGCCTTAAGAAGGGTGAAATAAATAGTTGCATTTTGCTCTATGCTCTTACTTAAACAGAAAGTAAGGGCAGAGAAAGAGTTAGAACAGTTCTGCCTATCTTTCAGTGCGCACAAGTCAGCTTATGAACAGGGCCTGCTAAGGAGAATGACACGTAAGGGGCGGCAGCGCTGTCATGCTGAATACGAAACACTCGGATCCTGCAAAAAAGTATGGATTACGATTGTATTATAAAATTACACATTTCTGCCGCAGTCAGCCTTGGCAAATCAAAGTATAAAAGTTCACTTCGTATCTTGATTTTTGCGCTCTACCTCAGTTCCGCACTTGCcaattttgttattgttgttgaCTTCTTTTTAGAGGATGTTCACTTTGCTCAGCATGAAACAtttacagaacacaaaaaccaggaaacaaaccaaactgGCCTTTAccatttctgcattttgctgAAGAGAGCAGCTCCTTACAGACCTCTTTTCTCAGGCATCTCTCAGAGACACACTTCTCCCCGCGGATGAGCTGGAATTCTTCAGGGCCAGCACAATGTGAGGGTTTGCCTAGCCAACCCAATTGCTTTGAGCGCAATGCTCCAACACGGCCTTCTGTGTTCCCTTTAGGACAGACCTGGTCCCGCAGAGGCCACCCTCCTTGGCACACTGCCCGAAGCCTCTCCCCACGCACCCGCCGAGGCCCCGCCACTCACCGGGGTACCTCTCCGTGAGCACCTGCAGGCGGTACCGCTTGTAGAGGCCGCTGCTGCTGTCCACGGCGCAGCCCATGGCCTCGTAGAGCTTCAGCTGCGCCTGGAAACCCGCGTTCATCCTGCGGCGGGGCGAGAGGAGAGCGGGCTGAGGGGGCggccggggggcggcggggggcggccggGGAGCGCGGACAAGGGACCCACTCGGCGTCGGGTTTGGCGGCCCTGACGGCGGCGTAGGCCTCTTCCCAGCCGAGCCCCTGCGTCTTCATGAGGTAGGCGGTCACCACGGCCACGCTGCGGCTCACCCCGGCCCGGCTGCAAGGACAGGACCGGAGAGGCCGTGAGGAGCGCCGCACGGGGAGCCGGGAGGCCACCGGTCCCCCGCCGCCGCGGCGCTCACCAGCGGACGAGggcagcgccgccgcccgcccttGCGGCGCCGATGAAGGCGGCGCAGTCATCCAGGCGGCTCAGCAGGTCGGCGGAGGGCTCGTCCAGCGCCCGGACGTGCATGGCCCGTACCCCCGGTACGGCCGGCGGCTCCTCCGCGTCCACCGTCAGCACCGCCACCACCCCCGCCGCCGCCAGCGACTCCGCGGACGAGCACGACCCCGCGCCGCCCACGTAGAGCCCCGGCAACACCGGCACCATCCCGCTGGCGGGGCACGCCATGGCGGCCGGCTCGCTGCGAAGGGGCAAGGCCCCGCGCATGGCGGCTGCCGAGGGCCCCGTGGCGGAGCCCGCGTTGCCGGCAGGCGGCAGCCGGGAGCCGCCGGTGCCGGTGTTGGGGGGGGGTCAGCCCTGGGCCGCCCCGCCAGCGGCGGGGATGGGCCCCCGGAGCATCAGTGGGAGCCGTGCGTGCGGAGGTGTGAGGCAGGCGGCAGCCGTCAGGGCACCGCTTTAGTTACCCCTCGGCGGTGTTTCCTCACGTCTGCGGGTGCCGGGGCAGCTTTCTCCTCCCGGTGTCCATAGGCGTGTGGCTTCCCCTCATGCCTTTTAAAACCAAAGGGGCTCCCACCTCCCTGTCATGTCTCCTTACACATGCTCACAAAACAAATACCATTAAAGAacgagaccccacttgcagcactgtgtgcggttctggtgtcctcaacataaaaaggacatggaactgctggaacaagtccagaggaggccacgaggatgatcaggggactggagcacctcccgtatgaagacaggctgaaaaagttggggctgttcagcctggagaagagaaggctgcgtggagacctcatagcagccttcaagtatctgaagggggcctatggggatgctggggagggactcttcatcagggactgtagtgacaggacaaggggtaacgggttaaaacttaaacaggggaagtttagattggatctaaggaggaaatgctttcctgttagggtggtgagacactggaatgggttgcccagggaggttgtgagtgctccatccctggcagtgttcaaggtcaggttggataaagccttgggtgggatggtttagtgtgaggtgtccctgcccatggcagggaggttgtaactagatgaccttgaggtcctttccaatccaaactattctatgattctatatcaaaAGGCAGGTAAGGTGATGGTGGGAAGTGTGAGATCTGGCATGACGTcgaaggggtggatactgtcctggttttggctgggacagaATTAATTCTCTTCcatgtagctggtgcagtgctgtgttctggctttATTCTGGGaataacactgataacacacccatgttttagttgttgctcagtattGCTTACCCTgctcaaggacttttcagtctctcatgctctgccagtgaggagtggcacaagaagctgggaggaagcagacacaggacacctgacccaaactagccaaaggggtattccatagcacaacacctcatgcccagtatagaaactgggggcagttacccagaaggcccagatcactgctcaggtcagactgggtatcagtcagtgggtgctgagcaattgtattgtgcatcactgctagttagtgttttcttttcccGTGCCTAGTCTTATGCTCTGTCCcctttaaaccacaacagctctACAGGTGTTGCTCCATCTTATCTTGTTGCTCCAGGTTtgctttttaacttcttttcatgtttttgttATTGGCTGGCCCCAGCACTGTCGGGTCTGGCCACAGGGCCGAGCGTTGAGCAGGCGGGATTTGTGTTAATAGGGCACAGTGTAGGGAATGCAGGAATCTTGTTTAGACTGAAATAAGACAAAGCACTTGATGCGATGGAGCCATCCCTTTATTGCGGCATtgcgggatgaaggatgctgcgagTGTGTGGGGTAGCACAGCGTGGCTGCCGCGGGGCCCAGGGGTTGGTCTCCAGCGAGCCTGACTCTGCCGGTTCCCCAAAGGGGGCCGAGCCGCGTTACTCAGGCCCAGCCCTCGAGGGCAGCTCGGGGAAGGCTGGATCGAGCCCTCCGCGGGTTTGCTCCATCACAACGTGTGTTGCACTGACACACCGGCGGCGCGGGGGCAGCGGGCGGGACGGGGTCCCGGGACGCCGGGCAGCGCCGGCAAGCGGCGAGACCTCAGGGGAAAGGGATCAAGGCAGGAACGGGCTCCCCGCGGAGGGCTCGGACCCGGAGCTCCGCTGTTCGTCCGCGGGGACGCTGCTGTAGGGCGGGGGGCGCACGGGGCCGTTCTTGAGGCTGGGTAGGACCCGCTCCGCCGTTCCACGGACTCCCCCGGCCGCTCCGTCCGGTGGCAGCGGACGCCAGGGGAGCGCGGGGGCACAGCCGTTGACagcggggccgcggccgggggcagcagcaccaggcacggcggcggcggcggaggcaCCTCTCGGCGGCCCGGAGCCCTCCGTCCTCCGCTCCCCGCGATACTGCCCCCCGCATACCCCCAGCCCCCGGGGCTctccgcgccgctccgctcGGTCGGGCAAGGTGCCCGCGGTGCTGCTGTGGCGGGTTGTGTGCGGGATAAAGGCCGGATAAAGGCGGTAACGACCCGGCTCCGCTCGGCCCGGAGCGGCCCGTGGGGCGAacggggcaggaggaggagcccCTGCAGCGGCTTCACCGCGCGGGACCGCTGCCGGGGAGCGGCGGCTTCGGGTCCGTGTACTCAGGGCTCCGCTTGTTTGACAGCGCCCCGGTAAGCGGCGGGGAGGCTGCGGGGCGGGGGCCCGCTCAGCCCAGCGCTGCCTTTGGCTTGCAGGTGGCGATCAAACGGGGCCACCGGGACAGAGCGGGGCAGGGAGGGCGAGAGTGAGTCGGGGGGGCAGAGGGGGGGAAACCGGGACAGCGCGATGGGAGCGGGAGTGGAGTCACCGGGAGACGCGGAGGGTCTCGGTGGGGGGTGCCCGGTACCGGTAGGGCCGGGAGGGGGGCACCGGAGCATcccccaaaccaggctgggattccatgattgCCTGATCTGAGAACCTCGGTCACTCTCCACTTTCCGTCGGTGGAAGTGACACTGTTCCATTGCCCACGGTGAGCCGTGACCCTTGGAATGCCGCACCTCCGCACGAaaggcactgaggaagagcagccagtGAGGGACCTCCCCGAGCCgcctgggcagaggctggtcccCCCGCGGCGACTCCCGCAGCACtcctgggtgcccagtggccatgggcacgATGCTGCCGCCATCACGAAGCCGTGGAGGTTGCTGGGGAGATGCCCACTGTGACCGGGGCTTCCCCGGTGATGTGCCGTATTTAAGGAGAGAAA
This Lathamus discolor isolate bLatDis1 chromosome 4, bLatDis1.hap1, whole genome shotgun sequence DNA region includes the following protein-coding sequences:
- the DUSP12 gene encoding dual specificity protein phosphatase 12, whose amino-acid sequence is MRGALPLRSEPAAMACPASGMVPVLPGLYVGGAGSCSSAESLAAAGVVAVLTVDAEEPPAVPGVRAMHVRALDEPSADLLSRLDDCAAFIGAARAGGGAALVRCRAGVSRSVAVVTAYLMKTQGLGWEEAYAAVRAAKPDAEMNAGFQAQLKLYEAMGCAVDSSSGLYKRYRLQVLTERYPELQDLPREVFAVDPTSVCQTPNTEALYRCRKCRRALFRSSSILSHTEGSGPTAFAHKRITDSAPLCGDTREKCTSYFTEPVQWMEPALLGVMEGQLLCPKCTSKLGSFSWRGEQCSCGRWVTPAFQIHKSRVDEVRTLPVGNFHTAKT